In a single window of the Desulfonatronum thiodismutans genome:
- a CDS encoding YgiQ family radical SAM protein codes for MKRPGSHPQPEFLPMSRAEMDALGWDELDVLLVSGDAYVDHPSFGVPLLGRWLTAHGFRVGIVAQPRWDTLEDVQRMGRPRLFAGVGAGALDSMLAHYTAFRKIRRDDAYTPGGVAGARPNRACIVYANLLRRAFPGLFVALGGIEASLRRIAHYDFWTDNIRRSILLDSKADLLLYGMAERGILDLAQCLTQHVDQGDTSGSPPAPSSPSDANRPDVHTLLRLPGAAFACRPEELPLLPSTLELPSHEAIQASPDALLQATVMLEKHVHQGRDTALHRIGDRLLVLTPPAALLPEAEMDALYGLPFARRAHPSYAKPIPAAEMIASSVTTHRGCGGGCSFCSLALHQGRRISSRSKRSILEEVERMSATPDWKGVISDVGGPSANMWRAVCTLDDGKKKTGEEGWDGKPSPCRRASCLHPTICRHFRVDQQAILAMLEEISRLPEVRHVRVASGVRYDLLLQDPQAADHLIRRFVGGQLKLAPEHASDKVLHLMRKPGFKVFEQFLDLFQRQSAQADKQQFVVPYLMSAFPGCTDQDMAALADWLRRKGWRPQQVQCFVPTPGTMATAMYHAGKDQQGHPLFVARTDAQRQAQHRVLVEPQPHSQSRPRPRKRRQPNSEGRG; via the coding sequence ATGAAGCGTCCCGGATCGCATCCTCAGCCGGAATTCCTGCCCATGAGCCGCGCGGAGATGGATGCCTTGGGGTGGGACGAGTTGGACGTGCTGCTGGTCAGCGGGGACGCCTATGTCGACCATCCGTCCTTCGGCGTGCCCCTTTTGGGCCGCTGGCTGACGGCCCATGGTTTTCGGGTGGGGATCGTGGCCCAGCCGCGCTGGGACACCCTGGAAGACGTCCAGCGAATGGGGCGTCCCCGGCTCTTTGCCGGGGTCGGGGCCGGGGCGCTGGACTCCATGCTGGCCCACTACACCGCGTTTCGCAAGATCCGCCGGGACGACGCCTATACTCCGGGAGGGGTTGCCGGAGCCCGGCCGAACAGGGCGTGCATCGTCTACGCCAATCTGCTGCGTCGAGCCTTTCCCGGATTGTTCGTGGCCCTGGGCGGCATCGAGGCCTCCCTGCGGCGGATCGCCCACTACGATTTCTGGACGGACAATATCCGCCGCTCCATCCTCCTGGACAGCAAGGCTGATCTGCTGCTGTACGGCATGGCCGAACGCGGCATCCTGGATCTGGCTCAGTGCCTGACGCAGCATGTGGATCAGGGCGACACTTCAGGCTCTCCCCCTGCTCCCTCCTCTCCCTCTGACGCAAACCGGCCGGATGTCCATACCCTGCTTCGGCTCCCCGGCGCGGCCTTCGCCTGCCGCCCGGAAGAACTTCCTCTGCTCCCTTCCACATTGGAGCTGCCTTCCCATGAGGCTATCCAGGCCTCACCGGACGCCCTGCTGCAAGCCACCGTGATGCTGGAAAAGCATGTCCACCAGGGCCGGGATACGGCCCTGCACCGAATCGGGGACCGGCTTCTGGTGCTCACCCCACCAGCGGCCCTGCTCCCGGAAGCGGAAATGGACGCGCTCTACGGGCTGCCGTTCGCCCGCCGCGCCCATCCGTCCTATGCCAAGCCGATTCCCGCCGCGGAGATGATCGCCTCCAGCGTCACCACCCATCGCGGCTGCGGAGGCGGCTGCTCGTTCTGCTCCCTGGCCCTGCACCAGGGCCGACGGATCAGCTCCCGGAGCAAACGCTCCATTCTGGAAGAGGTTGAACGGATGAGCGCAACGCCGGACTGGAAAGGCGTGATCAGCGACGTGGGTGGCCCCAGCGCGAACATGTGGCGGGCCGTTTGTACCCTGGATGATGGGAAAAAAAAGACTGGGGAGGAAGGATGGGACGGAAAACCAAGCCCCTGTCGTCGGGCCAGTTGTCTGCATCCGACGATCTGCCGCCATTTCCGCGTTGACCAGCAGGCGATTTTGGCCATGCTTGAAGAGATCAGCCGCTTGCCGGAGGTGCGCCACGTCCGGGTGGCCAGCGGGGTGCGCTACGACCTGCTTTTACAGGACCCGCAAGCCGCTGATCATCTAATTCGCCGGTTCGTGGGCGGACAGCTCAAACTGGCTCCGGAACACGCCTCCGACAAGGTGCTCCACCTGATGCGCAAGCCCGGCTTCAAGGTGTTCGAGCAGTTTCTGGATCTGTTCCAGCGCCAATCCGCCCAGGCGGACAAACAGCAGTTCGTCGTGCCCTACCTGATGAGTGCCTTCCCCGGATGCACGGATCAGGACATGGCCGCCCTGGCGGACTGGCTGCGCCGCAAAGGCTGGCGACCGCAACAGGTCCAATGCTTCGTGCCGACTCCCGGCACCATGGCCACGGCCATGTACCACGCCGGAAAGGATCAGCAGGGCCACCCGTTGTTCGTGGCCCGGACCGACGCCCAGCGTCAGGCCCAACACCGAGTACTGGTCGAGCCCCAGCCCCATTCCCAGTCCCGGCCCCGACCGCGAAAACGGAGACAGCCCAATAGTGAAGGACGCGGCTGA
- a CDS encoding adenylate/guanylate cyclase domain-containing protein: MPTQAEEFTVLFADLCQSRRIYLALGDEKGHQLVSRCLSVLTTTATHHQGELIKTIGDEILCLFPSPDMAVAAAMEMHQAMATLPIDHLDETNRPGIHIGLHSDIVIRRDGDVFGDPVNIAARLTTMAKNGQILTSERTLRKLCPEYQAKTRFIDNIRLKGQHDKVPVYEVIWEEHDLTVMCNRPVDALHSGPCLKIFHGEHSLDVDRSRTTISLGRHASNDIHVPGILASRIHARIELRKGKFILIDQSTNGTHVLTRDGRSHFVHRDEFILTQDGCLGIGHQVTPEAPHTIAFILASAA; the protein is encoded by the coding sequence ATGCCTACTCAAGCCGAAGAATTCACGGTGCTCTTTGCCGATCTTTGCCAGAGCAGAAGGATCTATCTCGCTCTGGGAGACGAAAAGGGACATCAACTCGTCTCGCGTTGTCTTTCCGTGCTCACCACGACGGCGACGCACCATCAGGGCGAACTGATCAAAACCATCGGCGACGAAATTCTTTGCCTCTTTCCCTCACCAGATATGGCCGTGGCCGCGGCCATGGAAATGCATCAAGCCATGGCTACCCTGCCCATTGACCACCTCGACGAGACCAATCGGCCCGGCATCCACATCGGCCTGCACTCGGACATCGTCATTCGACGGGATGGCGACGTATTCGGCGATCCGGTCAACATCGCGGCCCGCCTCACGACCATGGCGAAAAACGGACAAATTCTGACGTCTGAACGAACGCTTCGAAAATTATGCCCGGAGTATCAGGCCAAAACCAGATTCATCGACAATATTCGTCTCAAGGGACAGCATGACAAGGTTCCGGTTTATGAAGTGATCTGGGAAGAACACGACTTGACCGTCATGTGCAACCGCCCGGTGGACGCGCTTCACTCCGGCCCATGTCTGAAAATTTTCCATGGCGAACACTCGCTCGACGTCGACAGATCCCGCACCACCATCAGCCTGGGGCGACACGCTTCCAACGATATTCACGTGCCCGGCATTCTGGCGTCCCGAATCCACGCCCGCATCGAACTTCGCAAAGGCAAATTCATTCTCATCGACCAAAGCACCAACGGAACCCACGTCCTTACGAGAGACGGCCGTAGCCATTTCGTCCATCGCGACGAATTCATCCTGACTCAAGACGGCTGCCTCGGAATTGGCCACCAAGTCACCCCGGAAGCCCCCCACACCATCGCCTTCATTCTCGCCAGCGCGGCATAG
- a CDS encoding PAS domain-containing hybrid sensor histidine kinase/response regulator — protein MTWCRPSDPDPDQLLFPDAQEILANAPIGISMSTPEGRFISANPAMALMLGYASPEELVASITDIAAQIHADPRDRNSLLRLLEDKGEAANQECRFRRKDGTFFWVFQNVRTVKDREGRVVACQEFTQDITARKQAEEALREEVVRRRILVDQSRDGIVVINEDGSVYEANKRYAETLGYSPEEVRRLHVWDWETNWGREQLLEMVRKVDEEGDHFETRHRRKDGTFYDVEISTNGAVIGGRKLVFCVCRDITERKRAEAALHHSRDLLHYIVEHMRSAVAVHDRDLKYIYVSQRYLQEYGVQDEEIIGRHHYEVFPDLPQKWREVHQKALAGEVSSAEDDPYHRSDGSVEWTRWECRPWYAQDGSVGGIVVYTEVVTERIMAERALLLAKEQAEAANKAKSEFLANMSHEIRTPINGIMGMMQLLETTSLDVDQRQYVQLCTASAERLTRLLSDILDLSRVEAGKMTIHEAEFVVQELADSVSGLFTFNARTKGVELDCSIDPALPPKLVGDEARVRQILFNLVGNALKFTDKGHIRVAMTSLEPENDGVNVLFTIADTGVGIPEDKVKDLFDPFFQVEESHTRSFQGAGLGLSIVKHLVDLMDGKISVTSTLGEGTTVNVLLPFKLSRGESLLNHRESKRPQKGKLGLRILLAEDEPSNAMPVMKLLEKNGHAVILAEDGRQALDLLAAHDVDVILMDIQMPVMNGLEVTREIRRLELERGNQESEDGDQTMNVKERNSDLQVSGFSPQPSHRRMPIIALTAYAMLGDREKFLEAGMDDYLAKPVRMEDLENILERAVGRNDGRTA, from the coding sequence ATGACCTGGTGCCGCCCTTCCGATCCGGACCCCGATCAGCTTTTATTTCCCGACGCCCAGGAAATCCTGGCGAACGCGCCCATCGGCATCTCCATGTCCACTCCGGAAGGCCGCTTCATCTCGGCCAATCCGGCCATGGCCCTGATGCTCGGCTATGCAAGCCCGGAAGAACTGGTCGCGTCCATTACGGATATCGCCGCTCAAATCCATGCCGACCCGCGGGATCGGAATTCGTTGCTTCGTCTTCTGGAGGACAAGGGCGAAGCGGCCAACCAGGAGTGCCGATTTCGCCGCAAAGACGGGACGTTCTTCTGGGTGTTCCAAAATGTCCGCACCGTCAAGGACAGGGAAGGACGGGTCGTTGCCTGCCAGGAGTTCACCCAGGACATCACCGCGCGAAAACAGGCGGAAGAGGCGCTACGGGAGGAAGTCGTCCGGCGTCGCATCCTTGTTGATCAGTCAAGAGACGGGATCGTGGTCATTAACGAGGATGGAAGCGTTTACGAAGCCAACAAAAGATATGCTGAAACGCTGGGCTACTCCCCGGAAGAAGTCCGGCGACTCCACGTTTGGGATTGGGAGACCAACTGGGGCCGCGAACAGCTCCTTGAAATGGTCCGAAAAGTCGACGAAGAAGGTGATCACTTTGAAACACGCCACCGCCGCAAGGACGGTACGTTTTATGACGTTGAAATCAGCACCAACGGAGCCGTGATCGGAGGACGAAAACTTGTTTTCTGCGTTTGTCGCGACATCACCGAGCGTAAGCGAGCCGAGGCGGCGCTGCATCACTCACGCGACTTGCTGCACTACATCGTGGAGCACATGCGCAGCGCCGTTGCCGTCCACGACCGGGATTTGAAGTACATCTATGTCAGCCAGCGCTACCTCCAGGAGTACGGGGTCCAAGATGAGGAGATCATCGGGAGGCATCACTACGAAGTGTTTCCCGACCTGCCGCAAAAATGGAGAGAAGTTCACCAAAAAGCGCTTGCCGGAGAGGTGTCCAGCGCCGAGGATGACCCATACCATCGCTCTGACGGCAGTGTGGAGTGGACTCGCTGGGAGTGTCGGCCCTGGTATGCACAGGATGGATCGGTTGGGGGCATAGTCGTGTATACCGAGGTCGTCACGGAACGGATAATGGCGGAGCGCGCCCTGCTTCTGGCCAAGGAGCAGGCCGAAGCCGCCAACAAGGCCAAGAGCGAATTCCTGGCCAACATGAGCCATGAAATCCGCACTCCCATCAACGGGATCATGGGCATGATGCAGCTTTTGGAGACCACTTCCCTGGATGTCGACCAAAGACAGTATGTCCAGCTTTGCACGGCCTCGGCGGAGCGGTTGACCAGGCTGCTGTCGGACATCCTGGATCTTTCCAGGGTCGAGGCGGGCAAGATGACGATCCATGAGGCCGAATTCGTGGTCCAGGAGCTTGCCGATTCCGTTTCCGGCCTGTTCACCTTCAATGCCAGAACCAAGGGAGTGGAACTCGATTGCAGCATCGACCCCGCCTTACCACCCAAGCTTGTCGGAGACGAGGCGCGGGTCAGGCAGATTCTCTTCAACCTGGTCGGCAACGCCCTGAAGTTCACCGACAAGGGACATATCCGTGTTGCAATGACTTCGCTGGAACCCGAAAATGACGGCGTCAATGTGTTGTTCACCATCGCGGACACAGGCGTCGGCATTCCTGAAGACAAGGTGAAAGACCTCTTTGACCCGTTCTTTCAGGTCGAGGAATCGCACACGCGCAGTTTTCAGGGCGCTGGTCTTGGCCTGTCGATAGTCAAGCACCTCGTGGACCTGATGGACGGAAAAATTTCCGTGACCAGCACTCTCGGTGAAGGAACCACCGTGAATGTGCTTCTGCCCTTCAAGCTGTCCAGAGGCGAAAGTCTCCTTAACCATCGCGAATCGAAACGACCTCAGAAGGGCAAGTTGGGACTACGTATTCTCTTGGCCGAAGACGAACCGTCCAATGCCATGCCGGTCATGAAACTGTTGGAAAAGAACGGGCACGCCGTAATTCTGGCCGAGGACGGCCGCCAGGCTCTGGACCTGCTCGCGGCCCACGACGTCGATGTGATCCTGATGGACATCCAGATGCCGGTAATGAACGGATTGGAGGTAACGCGGGAGATCAGGAGGTTGGAACTAGAAAGGGGAAATCAGGAGTCGGAGGATGGAGATCAGACGATGAACGTCAAAGAGCGAAACTCCGACCTTCAGGTCTCTGGTTTCAGCCCTCAACCCTCCCACCGGCGCATGCCGATCATCGCGCTGACCGCCTACGCCATGCTTGGAGATCGGGAAAAGTTCCTGGAAGCGGGGATGGACGACTATTTGGCCAAGCCGGTCAGGATGGAAGACTTGGAAAATATTTTGGAGCGGGCTGTCGGGCGGAATGACGGACGGACAGCATGA
- the ligA gene encoding NAD-dependent DNA ligase LigA, whose product MTSTMNHDPGKRMRELAALIRHHDHRYYVLDDPEIDDAEYDALFRELRALEERHPELADPDSPTKRVGGEASRAFRPFAHSLPMYSLDNAFALEEWRAFMARLAKALPGEDLAFWVDPKLDGLAVEVVYERGRFLRAGTRGDGVTGEDVSANLRTVRNLPLRLNAQGTVPNLLEVRGEVIMRREDFARLNREQADAGRKAFANPRNAAAGSVRQLDPRITAERPLRFYAYGVGLVEWPEGATGWSTQKEILEGLRALGFSTPEHSRLCSDPADVERHYADVARLRETLAYEIDGVVAKVDDLEQQRRLGATARAPRWALAWKFPAGRAVTRLLDIQVQVGRTGVLTPVAVLEPVALSGVKVSRATLHNEDEIRSKDLRLGDMVVVQRAGDVIPEVVGPVVEERTGEEYEFIFPHVCPACATPAVRLPGEAAWRCQNLACPALLRESLVYFTSKAGLDVEGLGRKWVEVLVDKGLIHTPADIFRLREEHLLTLDRMGPKLAGNILSSIAQARDRADLATLIRALGIRHVGAQTARVLADNFPDLDALGQADEEALQRLPDVGPEVAASIHGFFTNPDNQRLLGELRELGLWPSAGDQERAARKPDSPFVGKRVLFTGTLPEMSRSQAQKLVEQAGGTVVGAISKKVDFVVAGAEPGSKLTKARELGLTVLDGAEFSWMVDRGDEG is encoded by the coding sequence ATGACGTCGACAATGAATCACGACCCCGGCAAGCGCATGCGTGAGCTCGCCGCACTGATCCGCCACCATGATCACCGGTACTATGTGCTGGACGATCCGGAGATCGACGACGCGGAGTACGATGCCTTGTTTCGGGAGCTGCGGGCTCTGGAAGAGCGGCACCCCGAGCTGGCGGACCCGGATTCGCCCACGAAGCGCGTCGGCGGGGAGGCGTCGCGGGCCTTCCGGCCTTTTGCCCATTCCCTGCCCATGTACAGCCTGGACAATGCCTTTGCCCTGGAGGAATGGCGGGCCTTCATGGCTCGTCTGGCCAAGGCGCTGCCCGGAGAGGATTTGGCCTTTTGGGTTGATCCCAAGCTGGACGGCTTGGCCGTGGAAGTGGTGTACGAGCGAGGGCGCTTTCTTCGGGCCGGGACCAGGGGCGACGGCGTCACGGGCGAGGACGTCAGCGCGAATCTGCGCACGGTGCGCAATCTGCCGCTGCGGCTCAACGCCCAGGGGACCGTGCCCAATCTTTTGGAAGTGCGCGGCGAGGTGATCATGCGCCGCGAGGACTTTGCCCGACTGAACCGGGAGCAGGCTGATGCCGGTCGGAAAGCCTTCGCCAATCCGCGCAACGCCGCGGCCGGTTCGGTGCGCCAGTTGGACCCGAGGATCACGGCGGAACGGCCGCTTCGCTTTTACGCCTATGGCGTGGGGCTGGTGGAGTGGCCGGAGGGCGCGACGGGCTGGTCCACGCAGAAAGAGATTCTGGAAGGCTTGCGGGCCTTGGGGTTTTCCACGCCGGAGCATTCCCGGCTCTGTTCCGACCCGGCGGACGTGGAGCGCCATTACGCCGACGTGGCCCGGCTTCGCGAAACCCTGGCCTACGAAATCGACGGAGTGGTGGCCAAGGTCGATGATCTGGAACAGCAGCGTCGCCTGGGGGCCACGGCCCGGGCTCCGCGCTGGGCCCTGGCCTGGAAATTCCCGGCCGGCCGGGCCGTGACCCGGTTGCTGGACATTCAGGTCCAGGTCGGGAGGACCGGAGTTCTGACGCCGGTGGCCGTGCTGGAGCCGGTGGCCCTGTCCGGGGTCAAGGTGTCCCGGGCCACGCTGCACAACGAGGATGAAATCCGGTCCAAGGACTTGCGGCTGGGCGACATGGTCGTGGTCCAGCGGGCCGGAGACGTGATTCCCGAGGTGGTCGGCCCGGTGGTGGAAGAGCGCACGGGAGAGGAGTACGAGTTCATTTTTCCCCATGTTTGCCCGGCCTGCGCCACCCCGGCGGTCCGTCTGCCCGGGGAAGCGGCCTGGCGCTGTCAGAATCTGGCCTGCCCGGCGCTGCTGCGGGAAAGCCTGGTCTACTTCACGTCCAAAGCCGGTCTGGATGTGGAGGGCCTGGGCCGGAAATGGGTGGAGGTTCTGGTGGACAAGGGGCTGATCCACACTCCGGCGGACATCTTTCGGCTTCGGGAAGAGCACTTGCTGACCCTGGACCGGATGGGGCCCAAGCTGGCCGGGAACATTCTCTCCTCCATCGCCCAGGCCAGGGACCGGGCTGACCTGGCGACGCTGATCCGCGCCCTGGGCATCCGCCATGTGGGCGCGCAGACGGCCCGGGTTCTGGCGGACAATTTTCCTGACCTGGACGCTCTGGGCCAGGCGGATGAGGAAGCATTGCAACGGCTCCCGGACGTCGGCCCCGAGGTGGCCGCCTCCATCCATGGCTTTTTCACCAATCCTGACAACCAACGTCTTTTGGGTGAACTGCGCGAGTTGGGCCTTTGGCCAAGCGCCGGGGATCAGGAGAGAGCGGCCCGTAAGCCGGATTCTCCGTTCGTCGGCAAACGGGTCTTGTTCACCGGAACCCTGCCCGAAATGTCTCGCTCCCAGGCCCAGAAGCTGGTGGAACAGGCCGGGGGAACGGTGGTCGGAGCAATTTCCAAAAAGGTGGATTTTGTCGTTGCCGGAGCCGAGCCCGGGTCCAAGCTGACCAAGGCCCGGGAGCTGGGGCTGACGGTTCTGGACGGGGCGGAGTTTTCGTGGATGGTGGACCGGGGCGACGAGGGGTGA
- a CDS encoding nucleoside deaminase has product MREAIRLSRESVRHGGGPFAAVIVKHGEIIAQASNSVTSDNDPTAHAEINAIRQACQKLNTFDLSGCTLFTSCEPCPMCLGAIYWARLEKIYYGNTKNHAAAIGFDDAFIYQELDAPPEKRAIPMINLLPEEAGKAFEDWEAKEDRIEY; this is encoded by the coding sequence ATGCGCGAGGCCATCAGGCTGTCCCGGGAAAGCGTCCGGCACGGCGGCGGACCGTTCGCCGCCGTGATCGTGAAGCACGGCGAAATCATCGCCCAAGCCTCCAACAGCGTTACCAGCGACAACGACCCGACGGCCCATGCCGAAATCAACGCCATCAGACAGGCTTGTCAAAAACTGAACACATTCGACCTGTCAGGCTGCACGCTCTTCACATCCTGCGAACCCTGCCCCATGTGCCTGGGGGCGATCTATTGGGCTCGCCTGGAAAAAATTTACTACGGCAACACCAAAAACCACGCGGCTGCCATTGGCTTTGACGACGCCTTCATTTATCAGGAGTTGGACGCTCCTCCTGAAAAACGCGCCATTCCCATGATCAACCTGTTGCCGGAGGAGGCCGGGAAGGCCTTCGAGGACTGGGAAGCCAAGGAAGACAGGATTGAGTACTGA
- the treY gene encoding malto-oligosyltrehalose synthase — translation MNPLYAPSSFYRLQFHAAFTFADALGIVPYLRDMGVSHVYTSPILAARPGSTHGYDIVDHQSLNPELGGREGFDALSAALREAGMGLVMDIVPNHMGIGRSDNLWWLDVLEWGRSSRFIHFFDIEWFPQTQGIHDQVLLPVLGDLYGAVLERGELRLRFDAQAGSFSVWYYEHRFPVCPSTYHRILAPCLEYAGEETTSHPEIRAAFTESKRLRTTPRSGTRRKALRTRGETFKSTLARLSDNLPELRRALEYAEHLFSPASPDGRGLERLHKLLERQHYRPAFWRVAGHEINYRRFFQINDLAGLRVEEAEVFAAAHGLIRELAAAGQVHGLRIDHIDGLYDPAGYLDRLQKLLKPHAASLGFAPGRFPVYVEKILEEHETLRGRWPVHGTTGYDALSEINAVQINSGGLAELRALYEAREGAGSADAHAEGVRAKRQIMDQELASELEVLATETTRLLKRDPATRDFSRGEVRQALREIVSRFPVYRTYVGSKGPTAEDVRDLDWALGLARRARAVSHPRLFDVLEALLKAAWQKRADGRPRADVLRLARKFQQFTGPAMAKGMEDTTFYRVLPLVSMNEVGMGPDRRISTIGDFHQQMQRRAADWTRAMVTTATHDTKRSEDVRSRIAVLSELPKAWAERVDRWQTLNRRARRDSALGPLPSSRDEYLFYQTLVGVWPPEGLGPDLPGAAPLSALRDRLQTYMIKAAREAKISTSWLNPDEEYEQALTDFTTQVLDPGPTAAPFLRDVQEFVTKLAVPGACNALTQTILRLTMPGTPDNYQGTELWDDSLVDPDNRRPVNFTDRWDGLREFQAAEAEENQRDYVASLKRTWHDGRIKQYVQWRLLTLRRAHPELFLNGNYVPLEVSGTRANNILAFARTHGRQAVIAALPRLVADLCPPDGGFPTGEAWSATTIALNTALPKAGKEGHWLNRFTGRPLSPTDGVLTAAELFADLPWAVLTFTRRGG, via the coding sequence ATGAACCCACTCTACGCTCCCTCTTCCTTTTACCGGCTGCAATTCCACGCCGCCTTCACCTTTGCCGACGCCCTGGGAATCGTGCCCTATCTGCGGGACATGGGCGTGAGCCACGTTTATACCTCGCCGATCCTGGCCGCCCGGCCCGGCTCCACCCATGGCTATGACATCGTGGACCACCAGTCCCTGAATCCGGAACTCGGCGGACGGGAGGGCTTCGACGCCCTCAGCGCGGCCTTACGGGAAGCCGGGATGGGCCTAGTCATGGACATCGTGCCCAACCACATGGGCATCGGCCGCAGTGACAACCTGTGGTGGCTGGACGTGCTGGAATGGGGCCGCAGCAGTCGCTTTATCCATTTTTTCGACATTGAATGGTTTCCCCAGACCCAGGGCATCCACGATCAGGTCTTGCTGCCCGTGCTGGGCGACCTTTACGGCGCGGTCCTGGAACGCGGCGAACTGCGCCTGCGTTTCGACGCCCAAGCCGGCTCCTTCAGCGTCTGGTACTACGAGCACCGCTTTCCCGTCTGCCCGTCCACCTATCACCGGATTCTGGCCCCCTGCCTGGAATATGCCGGAGAAGAAACAACCTCGCACCCGGAAATCCGCGCCGCGTTCACCGAATCCAAGCGCCTGCGGACCACGCCCCGCTCCGGAACCCGGCGCAAGGCCCTGCGCACTCGGGGAGAAACCTTTAAATCCACTCTGGCCCGGTTGAGCGATAATCTCCCGGAGCTGCGCCGCGCCCTGGAATATGCCGAACATCTTTTCTCGCCCGCGAGCCCTGATGGTCGGGGCCTGGAACGACTGCATAAGCTGTTGGAACGCCAGCACTATCGCCCGGCATTCTGGCGGGTGGCCGGACACGAAATCAATTATCGCCGCTTTTTCCAGATCAACGACCTGGCCGGATTGCGCGTGGAGGAGGCCGAGGTCTTTGCCGCGGCCCACGGCCTGATCCGGGAACTGGCGGCCGCCGGGCAGGTGCACGGGCTGCGCATCGACCACATCGACGGACTCTATGATCCCGCCGGATACCTGGACCGGCTGCAGAAGCTGCTCAAGCCCCATGCCGCGAGTTTGGGCTTTGCTCCCGGCCGTTTTCCGGTCTATGTGGAAAAAATCCTGGAAGAGCACGAAACCCTGCGCGGCCGCTGGCCGGTGCATGGAACCACTGGATACGACGCCCTCAGCGAGATCAACGCCGTGCAGATCAACTCCGGAGGGCTGGCCGAGTTGCGCGCCCTGTACGAAGCCAGAGAGGGCGCGGGAAGCGCGGACGCCCATGCCGAGGGCGTGCGGGCCAAACGACAGATCATGGACCAGGAACTAGCCTCGGAACTGGAGGTGCTGGCCACGGAAACCACCCGCCTGCTCAAGCGCGATCCGGCGACCCGGGACTTTTCCCGGGGCGAAGTCCGCCAAGCCCTGCGGGAGATCGTGTCCCGCTTTCCGGTCTACCGGACCTATGTCGGCTCCAAAGGCCCCACCGCGGAGGACGTCCGAGACCTGGACTGGGCCCTGGGCCTGGCAAGGCGGGCCCGTGCCGTGAGCCATCCCCGGCTCTTCGACGTGCTGGAGGCCCTGCTCAAGGCCGCCTGGCAAAAACGCGCCGACGGCCGCCCCCGGGCCGACGTCCTGCGCCTGGCCCGCAAATTCCAGCAGTTCACCGGCCCGGCCATGGCCAAGGGCATGGAGGACACCACGTTCTACCGGGTCCTGCCCCTGGTTTCCATGAACGAGGTGGGCATGGGGCCGGACCGGCGAATCAGCACAATAGGGGATTTTCATCAGCAGATGCAGCGCCGCGCCGCGGACTGGACCAGGGCCATGGTCACCACGGCCACCCACGACACCAAGCGCAGTGAGGACGTCCGGTCCCGGATCGCGGTGCTTTCGGAACTGCCCAAGGCCTGGGCCGAACGGGTAGACCGCTGGCAGACCCTCAACCGCCGGGCCCGTCGCGACTCCGCCCTCGGCCCTCTGCCCTCCAGCCGGGACGAGTACCTGTTCTACCAGACCCTGGTCGGTGTCTGGCCTCCGGAAGGACTCGGCCCGGACCTACCCGGAGCGGCGCCCCTCTCCGCGTTACGAGACCGATTGCAAACCTACATGATCAAGGCGGCCCGGGAAGCCAAGATCAGCACCTCCTGGCTGAACCCGGACGAGGAGTACGAACAGGCCCTGACCGATTTCACGACCCAGGTCCTGGACCCGGGCCCGACGGCCGCGCCGTTTTTGCGCGACGTCCAGGAGTTCGTGACCAAACTGGCCGTGCCCGGCGCGTGCAACGCCCTGACCCAGACGATCCTGCGCCTGACCATGCCCGGTACGCCGGACAACTACCAGGGAACGGAACTCTGGGACGACTCCCTGGTGGACCCGGACAATCGCCGTCCCGTGAACTTCACGGACAGATGGGATGGTTTACGCGAATTTCAAGCCGCGGAGGCCGAAGAAAATCAAAGAGACTACGTCGCATCTCTCAAGAGGACCTGGCACGACGGGCGCATCAAGCAGTACGTCCAATGGCGCCTGCTGACGCTGCGCCGCGCCCATCCGGAGCTGTTTCTGAACGGGAACTATGTTCCCCTGGAAGTTTCCGGGACCAGAGCGAACAACATCCTGGCCTTTGCCCGTACCCATGGACGCCAGGCGGTCATCGCGGCCCTGCCCCGCCTCGTCGCGGACCTTTGCCCGCCGGACGGCGGATTTCCCACCGGCGAAGCCTGGTCGGCCACGACCATCGCCCTGAACACGGCCCTGCCCAAAGCCGGCAAGGAAGGACACTGGCTCAACCGTTTCACCGGACGGCCCCTCTCTCCCACGGACGGCGTGCTCACCGCGGCCGAACTCTTCGCCGACCTGCCCTGGGCGGTGTTGACCTTTACGCGAAGAGGCGGATAA